In Rutidosis leptorrhynchoides isolate AG116_Rl617_1_P2 chromosome 6, CSIRO_AGI_Rlap_v1, whole genome shotgun sequence, the DNA window CTTCGAAGCTGCCGTTTAACTGGCTTGCTACCAGTTGTGAGTCGACATAAGCTGTGAGTTGTCGTACATCAATACTTTTTGCCAAGCGTAATTCGGCTATTAGTGCTTCGTACTCGGCCTCGTTGTTTGAGGCAGCGAACTTCAACCGGATAGCGTAGATTATTTCTTCTCCATTTGGGGAAACGAGGAGTAGGCCTATGTCGGCCCCCTCCTCACTTGACGCTCCATCCGTATATAGTTCCCAGAATTCGTGCGTTTCTCTTCTTGTGATGGTGGTTTCACCTTGTTTGATCATGTCAGAGGGGAGCTCTACCAGTAAGTCGACTATGACCTGGCCCCTGACTGAATGTCTCGGGAGGAAGGTGATTTTGTGCTCGCTAAGCTCTATTGCCCACTTCGCCATTTTTCCAGAAATTTCTAGCCTAGTCAGGACGTGTTTGATTGGTTGGTCCGTGAAAACCTGtatcggatgtgcttgaaaatatcgtcgTAACTTTCTGGCTGTGTGCACTAAGGCGTAAATTAGTTTTTCCATGGCCGGATGGTTTACTTCTCCGTTTTGTAATACCTTGCTTACGAAGTATACCGGCATTTGGGTTTTACCTCTGTCAGCAATTAGAATCGAGCTGATTGCCTCAGAGGAGGCGGCAATGTATACCGTGAGGGTTTTACCCGGTATTGGTGCTATTAACGTTGGCAGTTCTTTTAAGAATGCCTTTACATCCTGGAAGGCCTTCTCGGCCTCATCCATCCAAATGAAATCTTTCTTGCTCAAGCAGCCCTTTAATGTTTGGAAAAAGGGAAGGGCTTTGTCGGAAGCCCGTAACAGAAACCTTGTGAGCGCCGCTAGCTTCCCGTTTAAGCTTTGCACGTCTTTTTTACTCCTGGGTGATTGCATGTTTTCGATTGCTTGGATTTTCTTCGGGTTTGCCTTGATTCCTCTTCgacgaaatttaaacttaatctttatatgattctgacacgataagcaaagtttgtaatgttgagtctcgaaaactttggaactatgttcatacattcaattacccttttgactatgctcgacgattcacgaacgaatatataaatggatatgaatatatatatgtatatgtatatatatatatatatatatatatatatatatatatatatatatatatatatatatatatatatatatatattataacttgaaaacgttaacaaagtattaaatgtataatattttagattaaacgtatttgtctcaatatatgcttaatatattcatctacggaattagaagataataccaactattggattagcagatatttcaacaattataaatctcGTAAGTATTGTGaaaagtctttgttgagaggtctaccttgatttaagaaatctttcctttttaactgtatttgatatataaataacttgcaacgtgtatagaaaaagtatatatatatatatatatatatatatatatatatatatatatatatatatatatatatatatatattaaggttcgaaattatttttgtaaacaatagtaacacccatttattgttccgtttgataaataaatattatatacaaatttatatttttctaaacgaaaatatatattttacaatgtgataatgcatagaattgaattagatatataaaacggttcgatattattaaatatattttaataaacaacgaggaattgatttatagaagcaaatgaccaaattactaaaatgtataagttatactttgagtaatatagtttattgataatttaagattatattttgacaaaggtacgaatcacgaaacgtaaagtacaagttttctaagcatacgaaaatgcattcgagaaatcggaactgagacattagtcgagcgtaaacatacgagtcatcggaccaaaaattaaaagtcaactatgcacgtgaatataatataatatataattaagtaatataaattatatatattatatatattataaaaatatgtcgacaaacaaaacaacaacaaaattgtgagctggattttgg includes these proteins:
- the LOC139854771 gene encoding uncharacterized protein, which codes for MQSPRSKKDVQSLNGKLAALTRFLLRASDKALPFFQTLKGCLSKKDFIWMDEAEKAFQDVKAFLKELPTLIAPIPGKTLTVYIAASSEAISSILIADRGKTQMPVYFVSKVLQNGEVNHPAMEKLIYALVHTARKLRRYFQAHPIQVFTDQPIKHVLTRLEISGKMAKWAIELSEHKITFLPRHSVRGQVIVDLLVELPSDMIKQGETTITRRETHEFWELYTDGASSEEGADIGLLLVSPNGEEIIYAIRLKFAASNNEAEYEALIAELRLAKSIDVRQLTAYVDSQLVASQLNGSFEARDTSMQKYLELTKALAKTFAAFEIKKIPRNRNKKADALSKLASLLYDHFTKKVMVEVLERKSTEEDTLMATITTEEECWMPPFIKYLADGTLPEDKLQARRIRMRAPMYNFKNDILYRKSFTEPYLRCVGPAQAKKIIQEMHE